Within Flagellimonas maritima, the genomic segment ATTTGTTCACTGTTTCCATTTTCGATGCTGAAATACCTTTCCCCCCACCAAGGAAATTTGTGCAATCATCCAATTTTTTTACTTTCATTTGCTAATCGTCTTCAGTAAAATACTATTTTAAAGACTAAACCAGAATAATATTATGTTCAAGTATATAAAAAATGACCTGCCCGCTAGTATTGTAGTGTTCTTTGTGGCACTGCCACTCTGTTTGGGCATTGCACTTGCCAGTGGAGCTCCATTATTTTCAGGCCTGATTGCAGGAATTGTTGGGGGAATACTGGTCGGGAGCCTAAGTGGTTCGCAAATTGGCGTAAGTGGCCCTGCAGCAGGTCTTGCTGCCATTGTATTGACAGCAATTGGAACTTTGGGAGGATTCGAAAACTTTTTGGTAGCGGTTGTTCTTGGTGGAATAATCCAGATAATCTTCAGTATATTAAAAGCTGGGGTTATTGCATATTATTTTCCATCATCGGTCATAAAAGGAATGCTTACCGGTATAGGTATCATAATCATCCTAAAACAAATTCCCCATTTTTTTGGTTACGATGAAGATCCAGAAGGAGATTTTTCATTTTTTCAGGTCGATGGTGAAAATACGTTCAGTGAAATTTTGAACGCTATTAATTCTATTAGTCCCGGTGCTACAATAATCGCAATAATAGCATTGGCCATCTTAATATTATGGGATAAAGTATTAAGCAAAAAATCCAAGGTTTTTAAACTCATACAGGGGCCTCTTGTTGCTGTGGTCTGCGGGATTCTTTATTTTGTCCTCACAAGTGACAATTCCTATTTGGCAATATCCAGCGAACATTTGGTCAGTGTTCCCGTTCCAGAGAGTATAGAGTCTCTGAAAGGGCTTTTGAGGTTTCCAAATTTTGGGGTCATTGGAAATCCAGAAATATGGATTACGGCATTTACTATAGCCTTGGTTGCCAGTCTGGAGACATTATTATGTGTTGAAGCAACGGACAAGCTCGACCCTTATAAAAGAACAACACCAACAAACAAAGAACTATTTGCGCAGGGTATTGGAAACAGTGTTTCCGGTCTACTTGGCGGATTACCTGTGACACAGGTCATAGTGCGTAGTTCTGCCAACATTCAATCTGGTGGTAGAACAAAGGCCTCGGCAATTATCCACGGTTTTTTTCTCTTGATATCCGTAATGCTGATACCAAGATTGCTCAATATGATTCCACTTTCCGTTTTGGCGGCAATATTGTTCATAGTTGGATACAAATTGGCAAAGCCCGGTCTGTTCGTTAAAATGTACCATCTGGGGTGGAAACAATTTGTCCCCTTTGTGGTTACAGTATTGGGAATCGTATTTACGGATTTATTGATAGGTATTGGTCTTGGTTTGGCGGTAGGCATCGTTGTCATCTTGATTAAGAGTTATCAGAACTCCCACTTTTTGCACATTGAAGATAAAAGTAACGGCGCGCACAAAATAAAAATGACCTTGGCAGAGGAAGTGACCTTTTTTAACAAAGGTGCCATCCTCAAAGAATTGGACAGTCTACCTGAAAATTCATATCTTGAATTGGACGTTAGAAAAACTCGCTATTTAGACAACGATATTATTGAAATTCTTGATGACTTTTCTGAAAAAGCAAAGAATAAGAATATAGAGATAAAACTTATATCCGAAAGGGGCGTAGCGGAAAACCCAGAAAGCTACATTGAGTTTTTTAAATTGGATATTGAACAAAATAAACATATAGAGCATGATTACACAAACTAAAGAAACACAAGCAGCCCTGAGCCCAACTACTGCATGGGAACTTTTAAAAGAAGGAAACAAGCGCTTTTTAGAAAATAGAGAAGCGAATAGAGATTTATTGAAGCAAGTAGCAGAAACTAGTACAGGGCAATATCCTTTTGCAACTATTTTAAGTTGTATAGATTCGCGTGTTTCATCGGAATTAATATTTGATCAAGGCATTGGTGATATTTTTAGCGCACGCGTGGCAGGTAATATCGTTAATGATGATATTTTGGGAAGTATGGAATTTGCCTGTAAACTTGCAGGCACCAAAATAATAGTGGTTTTGGGGCATACGAGCTGTGGTGCGGTTAAAGGAGCATGTGATGATGCCAAAATGGGTAATCTAACCGTGTTGCTCAGTAAAATAAAACCTGCGGTCGATGCAATTTCAGAACCGTCGGACGAATCGCAACGAAATTCCAAAAACATTGATTTTGTAAATAACGTGGCCGAGAAAAATGTGAAACTGACCATCGATAATATTAGGAGACAAAGCCCGGTTCTCAATGAAATGGAAGAGAATGGGGAAATTATTATTGTTGGCGGAATGTATGATATCTCAACGGGAGAGGTCAATTACATGTAGACAGAAAACTACTTTAACCCAAAAGGCCATTGTTTAACACTTCATTGGCCTTTTATAATTTATCAAAAACTCTATCTTGGATACCACACGGATATAATCTAAACGCACTACATGTTCAAGCATTTTAGAGGAGATTTATTTGGAGGCATAACCGCTGGGATTGTGGCCCTTCCCCTCGCCCTAGCATTTGGGGTCAGTTCTGGATTAGGTCCAAGTGCAGGTCTGTACGGTGCAATTTTTATAAGTTTTTTCGCCGCTCTTTTTGGAGGTACCAACACACAGATTTCTGGCCCCACTGCTCCAATGACTGCAGTAAGTATGGTGGTGATTGCAGGTATAGTTGCGATTAATGATGGTGATATTGGCAGGGCACTCCCAGCAATATTGACTATTTTTTTATTGGCGGGATTTATGCAAATCGGGCTTGGTCTTATGGGTTTGGGAAAATATATAAAGTACATCCCCTATCCAGTAGTCTCCGGTTTTATGACAGCCATAGGAGTTATTATTCTGGTGACACAAATCCTTCCCGCTGTTGGTTACTATCCAAAAGAAGATACGGAATATGTAAATCGCTTCATGGCAGATGCAGAAGAAGAAATTCTCGAAAATATTCTAAGGGAAGAAGCTGGGGAAGGCATATTGGTATTGGAAGATTTTGAGGAGACCATTAGAAGAGCTGATGAAATAACCCCAGCTGATATGCAGAAAGAAGCCAAGACCTTAGCGGCAAAAGATGCTTCCGGAGTCATGGGCACCTTTAGAGTATTACCCAAAGCACTGAAGAATATCAATTGGTTGGAGTTAGCTTTAGCTTTGGCAACTATCCTCATTATATATGGCTTTAAACGTATCACTACCGCAGTCCCCAGTACTTTGGTTGCCTTAATAGTAGTGTCCGGTATAGCTTATGGGTTTGAATTAAATTATAGACCGATTGAAGAAATTCCCAGTGGGTTGCCATTACCAAATTTGGAAATCTTTACAGCGTTCAGAATTGATTCTATTGCTCCTTACATTTTTACGGCATTGACCTTGGCACTGCTTGGTGCCATTGATTCACTATTGACTTCGGTAGTGGCGGACAATATGACCCAGACCAAACATAAACCAAATAAAGAATTGGTAGGGCAAGGAATTGGAAATAGTATCGCAGCATTGTTCGGAGGTCTCCCCGGTGCAGGTGCAACAATAAGAACGGTAGTGAATATTAATTCCGGCGGAAAAACAAAACTTTCAGGAATGGTTGCAGGTATTCTCTTATTGGTCATACTTCTGGCATTGGGCCCGGTGGCATCACAGATTCCTGCTGCGGTACTAGCGGGTATTTTAGTTACCGTTGGTATCGGTGTAATGGATTACAAAGGACTCCGAGCAATTCCCTACCTACCTAAGGACATAAAATTAGGTCCTATAAAGCTTAGCTCAGAAGTAATAATTATGCTCGTGGTGATGGTGCTCTCTTCTATTTGGAACCTCGTATACGCTGTTGGTATTGGTTTGGTTTTCGCTTCTTTGATGTTTATGAAGAAAATGGGCGATCTAACTGCGAAAAGATCGGACGTAAAGTCATTGACCGACGAAAAAAAATGGGCGGATGAAAAAGATTTTCCAAAAGAATTGACCAATGAGGTATTTATCAAACATGTTAAAGGGCCTCTTTTCTTTGGTTCAACGAGCGAGTTCCAGCAACTTGCACAACAAATACCGTATACTGCGTCAACCGTAATAATACGGTTGGGGCGAATGCAATATATGGACCAGACGGGCCTCTATGCCATGGAAGATGTTCTTCAGGATTTAAAGAACAAAAATATTGATGTATTGTTGGTGGATATTCTTGAGCAGCCCAAATATATGATGGAACGTATTGATATTATTCCGGATTTAATTCCTAAGGAACATATTTTCAATAATTTCAAAAGCTGTATAAATTGGATAGAGCTCAATACAAAGAAGAGATAACCGAACAATAGCGTTAATCAATGTCTCCTACATTACTATTGCTATTACAGAATTTCCCCAATGACTCAGGACCAATTTACAGGGAAACCCTTGAAGGAAGACTGATTATTGAACCGTACAATACGTTTAGCAATACCATTTTTGTCATTATTTTGTGGTATTGGGGCTATAGGGTATACAAAAATCCGAGACAGCACTTATTTCTGGCTCTGGTTCTCCCCGTTATTGCAGTTAGTTATATAGGAGGTACTATCTATCACGCCACCAGAAGCCATGAATTTTGGCTATTATTGGATTGGGTACCGATCATGTTGCTGTGCATGGCCATGATTATTTATTTCATCCTCAAAATAGTTTCCAAACCTTGGCATCGAATTCTTTTACTGATTATTTTCTTTGGGGCATCTTTTGGTTTACGAATACTTCCCATACCAAAAGCGTTAAGAATTTCCACAGGATATGTAATAACCGCACTAACGGTTGTGGTTCCCATAATATGGTATCTCTTCAAGACCAAGTTCATAAATGTGCAATGGGTAATTTTTGCGGTTTTGATATTTAGTTTAGCCGTTTTCTTTAGGAGCATCGATCTAAAACAATCTGTTTTTCAAATGGGAACACATTGGTTATGGCACTTTTTTGGTGGCGTAGCAGTTCATTGCCTGATTGCCTATATATTCAAGGACAATTTGCTAAATTTGTCCGCCAATAGTAAAATCGACCATGATTGATACCATAAAAGAACATTTGAACGAAGTTGAAAATTTTACTTCCAACTCAAAAGACGAAATAGAAGCTTTCCGAATTAAGTACCTTGGAAAAAAAGGCTTGTTGAATATGTTCTTTGCAGAGTTCAAAAATGTTCCGAACGAACAGAAAAAAGAATTCGGACAGGTTATCAATCAACTTAAGAGTACAACTACGGAAAAAGTGAGCGCGCTAAAGACGGCTCTTGAAAACACCGCCGAAACAAGGGGCAAGTTTGGAGATTTGACCAGGCCCGGGGAACCAATCGAAATTGGGGCAAGGCACCCCATATCTATAGTTAGAAACCAAATCATTGATATTTTCTCCAGAATCGGTTTCAATGTTTCCGAAGGTCCCGAAATCGAAGATGATTGGCATAATTTTACAGCGCTCAATTTGCCCGAATATCATCCTGCACGAGATATGCAGGACACTTTTTTTATTCAGACCGACCCAGATATTCTTTTGCGCACCCATACATCTTCCGTACAGGTAAGATACATGGAAAACAACAAGCCTCCCATTAGAACAATTTCTCCCGGGAGGGTTTATCGTAATGAGGCCATTTCTGCGCGTTCGCACTGTTTTTTTCATCAGGTAGAGGGTTTATATGTAGATAAAGACGTTTCTTTTGCCGACTTAAAACAGACACTTCAGTATTTTACTTCGGAAATGTTTGGGAAATCAAAAATTCGACTACGTCCTTCTTATTTTCCTTTTACAGAACCGAGTGCAGAAGTTGATGTGTATTGGGGCCTGGAAACAGAAACAGATTACCGTATGACAAAGGGTACGGGGTGGCTTGAAATTATGGGTTGTGGTATGGTCGACCCCAATGTTTTGCAGAATTGCGGTATCGATCCAGAAGCGTATTCAGGCTTTGCCTTTGGTATGGGCATTGACCGTATTGCCCTTTTACTTCATCAAATTTCAGATATACGATTATTGAGTGAAAATGATATTCGTTTTTTGGAACAGTTTAAGAGTTCATTGTAAATCTAACCTCTTCTTTTCTTGCTATTCTTAATTACCAATGACTATATAAGGTTGGTAATACTATCTTTATTATATTGAGAAAGTAAATTATAAATGTCACATGTATTTTTAAAGTATATGTTTAAAGAAAATAATTTCTCTAATAGAACCCTTTTTACTTATTATTTTTAAAGAACCAACTTTACCATTATGATAAAATCAATTTATAATACTAAATTTTTAAAGGGAGATATTACCGGCGGTCTTGTGGCAGGAGTTGTTGCACTACCGTTAGCTCTCGCATTTGGGGTACAATCAGGACTTGGGGCCATCGCAGGACTCTATGGTGCAATAGCTGTTGGTATATTGGCAGCACTTTTTGGCGGTACGGCCACCCAAGCAAGTGGGCCTACAGGGCCAATGACAGTCGTATCTGCAGCCTTGGTGGCCAATGCTATTGAAGTAGCGGGAAGCCTACAAGATGCGATGGGCATAATTCTACTGAGTTTTTTGATTGGAGGAGCTCTACAAATCGTTTTTGGGTTGATAAATATTGCAGGATACATCAAATATTTTCCCTATCCTGTGATTTCTGGATTCATGAGCGGGGTCGGTTTAATCATAATTATTCTTCAAATTTTTCCTTTTGTGGGACTTGGCTCACCAAAATCTACATTAAAAGTAGTTATGGACCTACCAAGGCTATTTGCTGAGTTCAATTGGCAGGCTTTGGTTCTGGGAGGTTTAACGGTTTTAATCTATTATATCTTTCCTAAAATAACAAAGGCTATCCCCAGCGCATTGGTTGCATTGATATCAGTTTCTATTTTCGCATATTTCACTAAGTGGGATATTCCGGTAATCGGAGAAATTCCGTCCGGTCTGCCTTCGTTACAGTTGGAAGGTATGTTCAGTGTGGACAGTAGTGCCTATTTTATGGTATTGGAATATGGGATGGTATTGGCCGTGTTGGGGTCTATAGACTCTTTATTGACATCGGTAATTGCGGATAACATGACCAAAACCAAACATAATAGTAACCGTGAATTGATCGGTCAAGGTATAGGAAATATGGTCGCGGCTCTCATTGGTGGAATACCTGGTGCAGGTGCAACGAAGGGTACTGTTGTCAATATTAACAATGGTGGCCGTACCAGATTATCCGGGGCTTTGCACGGGGCGTTTCTACTAACAGTTCTATTGGGTTTGAGTTCTCTAGCCGCATATATTCCATTAGCTGTATTGGCCGGTATTTTAATTCCTATTGGGTTTAAAATAATAGACAAAAAAGGTTTAAAACATTTGAGGGTAATACCAAAGGCAGATGCCGCTGTCCTCATTATCGTATTACTATGGACCACTTTTGGCAGTTTAATTCAGGCTGTTGGCATTGGAGTGACCCTAGCAGCTTTATTATTTATGAAAAGAGCTAGTGATATTGGTGAAAAAGGTATGCAAATTGGGACACTAGCCGGTTTTGATGGAGAAAAACCTTGGGAAGACGAGACTGATTTCTATGAAAAATTCAGGGACAAAATCTTTATTAAGCATTTGTATGGTCCCTTGTTCTTTGGATTTACCTCACACTTTCAAGAACAGGTCAAAACCGTTGGCGATGATATAAAAATTTTGGTCCTAAGAATGGACAGGGTTCCACATGTAGATCAATCAGGTGTCTACGCTTTGGAAAATGCTGTTTTAGATTTGACCCTGAAAGGAATGAAGGTGGTTATTACAGGGCTGCAAGATCAACCAAAGGATATTCTGACCTCGGTCGGAATCATTCCCGATCTGATTCCCGAAGAGCAAGTTTTTACAAATATTGAAGAAAGTTTTGATTGGATCGCCAATGAATTGAAGCAATAATGCAATTTATTTAGAATAGATTTTTTTGAAATTCTTACCAATAAAAATCATGCGACGTAATTTTTTTTGATAATATAATTGCTATATAAAATTTTCAAAGTAAGAACTAAAAAGCAAATTCTTTGGGCAAAGCTTACCAGCTTTTGTAAGGATTTTTACTGAGTTGGGAATTGTAATATTTAATATCTCCTGTTACTTCAGTCCCCAACCACTCCGGCTTGGAGAATATTTCATCTTCGTGTTGCAATTCTACCTCAGCGATTACCAAACCTTTGTTATCTCCCAAAAATTGATCTACTTCAAAAATGTGTCCTTCGAAAGGTACTTCGAACCTAATTTTTTCTAAGATAGTATCCTCGCAGAGGTCTATTAAATTTGTAGCTTCAGCATGTCTTATCGCTGTCTCCCATTCAAATCTGGTCGTGCCCGATTGATTGCTCTCGCCCTTAACGGTCAAGTAGCCTTTGTCTCCCTTAATTCTAACACGAACGGTACGTTTTGGATCGGTATTTAAAAATCCTTGGACAATTCTGGTCTCTGATATTGCCCCATTCTTGAATGCTGTCGATTTCACTAAAAATTTACGTTCAATTTCCAAGTGTTCCATCAAACTAAATATAGCCTAAATTTGAGTATGGACTTTGATTTTCCTTTACGAAAAATCATTCATGTGGATATGGATGCCTTTTATGCATCTGTAGAACAACATGACAATCCCGATTTAAGAGGAAAACCTGTTGCCGTGGGCGGAGGTTCCAAGCGGGGTGTTGTGTCCGCGGCAAGCTACGAAGCAAGAAAGTTTGGTATACGAAGTGCTATGAGCGGCTATATAGCCAAGCGCAACTGTCCTGATTTGATTTTTGTAAAGCCTCGCTTTGAACGATACAAAGAGATTTCACAACAAGTACGGAGCGTATTTTTTGAATATACTGATTTGGTAGAGCCCCTTTCTTTGGATGAAGCCTATCTTGATGTAACACAAAATAAAAAAGGTAACCCTTCTGCAACACTTATCGCAAGTGAAATTCGTAATAAAATTTTAGAAAAAACAGGCCTGACCGCCTCCGCTGGAATCTCCATAAATAAATTCATTGCAAAAGTTGCCAGTGACTATAACAAGCCCAACGGACAAAAAACGGTAAATCCTGAAGAGGTAATCCAATTTTTAGAGGATTTGGATATCAGAAAATTTTATGGTGTTGGAAAAGTAACCGCAGAAAAAATGTACAAGCTGGGAATATTTACGGGAATGGATTTAAAACAAAGATCCTTGGAATTTTTGGATAAAAATTTCGGAAAAAGTGGAAAATACTACTACCACGTCGTCAGGGGAATACATAACAGCGAAGTGAAACCCCATCGTATTCCAAAATCGGTTGGTGCGGAAAGAACTTTTAGCGAAAATTTGAGCAGCGAAATATTTATGTTGGAACGTTTGGAAAATATTGCCGCTGAACTTGAAAGAAGACTCCAAAAATCGAAGATTGCCGGCAAAACAGTTACCTTAAAAATTAAATATAGCGACTTTACCCTTCAAACCCGAAGTAAAACACTCCCTTACTATGTAGCCAATAAAGCCCTGATTCTTGAAACGGCCAAAGAATTATTGTATCAGTCCACGTTAGAAAACTCTGTTCGTTTATTGGGTATTTCGCTGGCGAACCTCAATACAGAAAAAAAGAAGAAAAAGGAGTTGCCTGTCAAGGAATCCTTATCCGTTCAACTCAAGTTTGATTTTTAGTTGTGGAAATTTTATACTACCTCTATTGAAAATACGGTAA encodes:
- a CDS encoding SulP family inorganic anion transporter, translated to MFKYIKNDLPASIVVFFVALPLCLGIALASGAPLFSGLIAGIVGGILVGSLSGSQIGVSGPAAGLAAIVLTAIGTLGGFENFLVAVVLGGIIQIIFSILKAGVIAYYFPSSVIKGMLTGIGIIIILKQIPHFFGYDEDPEGDFSFFQVDGENTFSEILNAINSISPGATIIAIIALAILILWDKVLSKKSKVFKLIQGPLVAVVCGILYFVLTSDNSYLAISSEHLVSVPVPESIESLKGLLRFPNFGVIGNPEIWITAFTIALVASLETLLCVEATDKLDPYKRTTPTNKELFAQGIGNSVSGLLGGLPVTQVIVRSSANIQSGGRTKASAIIHGFFLLISVMLIPRLLNMIPLSVLAAILFIVGYKLAKPGLFVKMYHLGWKQFVPFVVTVLGIVFTDLLIGIGLGLAVGIVVILIKSYQNSHFLHIEDKSNGAHKIKMTLAEEVTFFNKGAILKELDSLPENSYLELDVRKTRYLDNDIIEILDDFSEKAKNKNIEIKLISERGVAENPESYIEFFKLDIEQNKHIEHDYTN
- a CDS encoding SulP family inorganic anion transporter yields the protein MFKHFRGDLFGGITAGIVALPLALAFGVSSGLGPSAGLYGAIFISFFAALFGGTNTQISGPTAPMTAVSMVVIAGIVAINDGDIGRALPAILTIFLLAGFMQIGLGLMGLGKYIKYIPYPVVSGFMTAIGVIILVTQILPAVGYYPKEDTEYVNRFMADAEEEILENILREEAGEGILVLEDFEETIRRADEITPADMQKEAKTLAAKDASGVMGTFRVLPKALKNINWLELALALATILIIYGFKRITTAVPSTLVALIVVSGIAYGFELNYRPIEEIPSGLPLPNLEIFTAFRIDSIAPYIFTALTLALLGAIDSLLTSVVADNMTQTKHKPNKELVGQGIGNSIAALFGGLPGAGATIRTVVNINSGGKTKLSGMVAGILLLVILLALGPVASQIPAAVLAGILVTVGIGVMDYKGLRAIPYLPKDIKLGPIKLSSEVIIMLVVMVLSSIWNLVYAVGIGLVFASLMFMKKMGDLTAKRSDVKSLTDEKKWADEKDFPKELTNEVFIKHVKGPLFFGSTSEFQQLAQQIPYTASTVIIRLGRMQYMDQTGLYAMEDVLQDLKNKNIDVLLVDILEQPKYMMERIDIIPDLIPKEHIFNNFKSCINWIELNTKKR
- a CDS encoding CYTH domain-containing protein, whose translation is MEHLEIERKFLVKSTAFKNGAISETRIVQGFLNTDPKRTVRVRIKGDKGYLTVKGESNQSGTTRFEWETAIRHAEATNLIDLCEDTILEKIRFEVPFEGHIFEVDQFLGDNKGLVIAEVELQHEDEIFSKPEWLGTEVTGDIKYYNSQLSKNPYKSW
- a CDS encoding SulP family inorganic anion transporter encodes the protein MIKSIYNTKFLKGDITGGLVAGVVALPLALAFGVQSGLGAIAGLYGAIAVGILAALFGGTATQASGPTGPMTVVSAALVANAIEVAGSLQDAMGIILLSFLIGGALQIVFGLINIAGYIKYFPYPVISGFMSGVGLIIIILQIFPFVGLGSPKSTLKVVMDLPRLFAEFNWQALVLGGLTVLIYYIFPKITKAIPSALVALISVSIFAYFTKWDIPVIGEIPSGLPSLQLEGMFSVDSSAYFMVLEYGMVLAVLGSIDSLLTSVIADNMTKTKHNSNRELIGQGIGNMVAALIGGIPGAGATKGTVVNINNGGRTRLSGALHGAFLLTVLLGLSSLAAYIPLAVLAGILIPIGFKIIDKKGLKHLRVIPKADAAVLIIVLLWTTFGSLIQAVGIGVTLAALLFMKRASDIGEKGMQIGTLAGFDGEKPWEDETDFYEKFRDKIFIKHLYGPLFFGFTSHFQEQVKTVGDDIKILVLRMDRVPHVDQSGVYALENAVLDLTLKGMKVVITGLQDQPKDILTSVGIIPDLIPEEQVFTNIEESFDWIANELKQ
- the pheS gene encoding phenylalanine--tRNA ligase subunit alpha — protein: MIDTIKEHLNEVENFTSNSKDEIEAFRIKYLGKKGLLNMFFAEFKNVPNEQKKEFGQVINQLKSTTTEKVSALKTALENTAETRGKFGDLTRPGEPIEIGARHPISIVRNQIIDIFSRIGFNVSEGPEIEDDWHNFTALNLPEYHPARDMQDTFFIQTDPDILLRTHTSSVQVRYMENNKPPIRTISPGRVYRNEAISARSHCFFHQVEGLYVDKDVSFADLKQTLQYFTSEMFGKSKIRLRPSYFPFTEPSAEVDVYWGLETETDYRMTKGTGWLEIMGCGMVDPNVLQNCGIDPEAYSGFAFGMGIDRIALLLHQISDIRLLSENDIRFLEQFKSSL
- a CDS encoding ceramidase; protein product: MSPTLLLLLQNFPNDSGPIYRETLEGRLIIEPYNTFSNTIFVIILWYWGYRVYKNPRQHLFLALVLPVIAVSYIGGTIYHATRSHEFWLLLDWVPIMLLCMAMIIYFILKIVSKPWHRILLLIIFFGASFGLRILPIPKALRISTGYVITALTVVVPIIWYLFKTKFINVQWVIFAVLIFSLAVFFRSIDLKQSVFQMGTHWLWHFFGGVAVHCLIAYIFKDNLLNLSANSKIDHD
- the dinB gene encoding DNA polymerase IV, whose amino-acid sequence is MDFDFPLRKIIHVDMDAFYASVEQHDNPDLRGKPVAVGGGSKRGVVSAASYEARKFGIRSAMSGYIAKRNCPDLIFVKPRFERYKEISQQVRSVFFEYTDLVEPLSLDEAYLDVTQNKKGNPSATLIASEIRNKILEKTGLTASAGISINKFIAKVASDYNKPNGQKTVNPEEVIQFLEDLDIRKFYGVGKVTAEKMYKLGIFTGMDLKQRSLEFLDKNFGKSGKYYYHVVRGIHNSEVKPHRIPKSVGAERTFSENLSSEIFMLERLENIAAELERRLQKSKIAGKTVTLKIKYSDFTLQTRSKTLPYYVANKALILETAKELLYQSTLENSVRLLGISLANLNTEKKKKKELPVKESLSVQLKFDF
- a CDS encoding carbonic anhydrase family protein, coding for MITQTKETQAALSPTTAWELLKEGNKRFLENREANRDLLKQVAETSTGQYPFATILSCIDSRVSSELIFDQGIGDIFSARVAGNIVNDDILGSMEFACKLAGTKIIVVLGHTSCGAVKGACDDAKMGNLTVLLSKIKPAVDAISEPSDESQRNSKNIDFVNNVAEKNVKLTIDNIRRQSPVLNEMEENGEIIIVGGMYDISTGEVNYM